In Candidatus Cloacimonadota bacterium, one DNA window encodes the following:
- a CDS encoding EamA family transporter, whose amino-acid sequence MKNWFVYLKASLAMLFWSFTFIWIKQALITYRPYEIVFLRLLLATVLLFGVILIFRKREKMEPKDILYMMMVAFFEPFCYFLGEANGMQFVSPTLGSLIISTIPLITALGAWIFLKEKITPLLILGLLISFGGVALISLAEPEFSGTLKGIMLLLVAVFSGMFYAITVRRIALKYRPLTIVAWQNFFGMIYMLPIFLIFDLKHFSGCQHSWESMLPVIAMSLFATVAAFLLYTGVIRDIGTVRANIFTNLIPVFTIFLAWMLLGDKITLKTMGGVLLTVLGLLLSQLPELKRKLARSPADNVPPHGT is encoded by the coding sequence ATGAAAAACTGGTTTGTTTATCTCAAGGCCAGCCTGGCGATGCTCTTTTGGTCTTTCACCTTCATCTGGATAAAACAGGCTCTCATAACTTACAGGCCCTACGAAATAGTGTTTTTGCGCCTGTTGCTGGCAACTGTCCTGCTTTTTGGCGTGATTTTGATTTTCCGCAAGCGCGAAAAGATGGAGCCAAAAGACATACTATACATGATGATGGTGGCGTTTTTTGAGCCATTTTGCTATTTTTTGGGCGAAGCCAACGGGATGCAATTCGTTTCTCCCACACTGGGTTCACTCATCATTTCCACCATCCCGCTCATCACCGCGCTGGGCGCCTGGATTTTTTTAAAGGAAAAAATCACCCCGCTTTTGATTCTGGGGCTGCTCATTTCCTTTGGCGGTGTTGCCCTCATCAGCCTTGCCGAACCGGAGTTCTCTGGCACCCTCAAAGGCATAATGCTGCTGCTTGTGGCAGTGTTTTCCGGCATGTTCTATGCCATCACAGTGCGGCGAATTGCGCTGAAATACCGCCCCCTCACTATCGTAGCCTGGCAAAATTTCTTTGGCATGATCTATATGTTGCCTATATTTTTGATATTCGATCTGAAGCATTTCAGTGGTTGTCAGCATAGCTGGGAAAGCATGCTGCCGGTGATAGCGATGTCGCTTTTTGCCACGGTGGCCGCCTTTTTGCTCTATACAGGCGTAATCCGCGATATTGGTACGGTTCGCGCGAATATCTTCACGAACCTTATCCCGGTTTTCACCATCTTTCTGGCCTGGATGCTTTTGGGCGACAAAATTACTCTTAAAACCATGGGAGGAGTGTTGCTTACGGTGCTGGGACTCCTGCTTTCGCAATTGCCTGAACTGAAGCGAAAACTTGCGCGCAGCCCTGCGGACAATGTGCCTCCCCATGGAACATGA